The genomic DNA CATGACCCAACAGATAGAGCTAAAGCTCTTGAACTTGCAAGACACGTATTAGACCATGATAATGACCCTAATGCAAAAGTTATGCTTGGAGTATTCTGGAAAGAAGAAAAACCAACATTTGAAGATAAAGTTCTTGCATTAAAACAAAAGTATGGAGCATCTGATAATCCTGATTGGGATGCTATTTTAAATAGATACAGACCTTAAATTTAAAAGGGAGCTTACGCTCCCTTTTTTTATATTTTTTTATGAGAATTTATAAGATTTAAAAATTCATTTCTTGTTTTTTCATCTTCTTTAAATACTCCAGTTAATTTACTTGTTACTGTTACAGATTCAGGATTTCTTACTCCCCTCATCGACATACACAAATGAACCCCTTCCATCACAACTGCCACACCTTTTGGATTTAACTCTTTTTCTAAATATTCAGCTATCTCTGCTGTTAATCTTTCTTGGACTTGTGGTCTGTATGAAAATTTATTTACTACTCTTACGAGTTTAGAAAGACCGCATACTTTTCCATTCGGGATATATGCTATATGTGCTTTACCGAAAAAAGGTAAAAGATGATGTTCACAAAGAGAGAAAAATTGTATATCTCTTACAACTACCATCTCATCATAGCTTCCAACTTCTTCAAATAT from Venenivibrio stagnispumantis includes the following:
- the folE gene encoding GTP cyclohydrolase I FolE, translated to MAIDKNKIEQAIKLFIEGIGEDPNREGLRDTPKRVAKMWEEFESYREMNMTIFEEVGSYDEMVVVRDIQFFSLCEHHLLPFFGKAHIAYIPNGKVCGLSKLVRVVNKFSYRPQVQERLTAEIAEYLEKELNPKGVAVVMEGVHLCMSMRGVRNPESVTVTSKLTGVFKEDEKTRNEFLNLINSHKKI